In the genome of Natronorubrum daqingense, the window GCAGGCCTTCGCGGCCTTCGAGCGCGGTGATACACAGATGCCTGCAAAGTCCTACATCGACTTGCCACAGTACAACGGCGACTTTCGGTCGATGCCGGCGTACCTCCAGACTGAGGGGTGGGACGCCGCCGGGTTGAAGTGGGTCAACGTCCACCCCGACAACCCGACGGATCACGACCTGCCGACCGTGCTGGGGACGATGATCTACTCAGACCCCGAGACGGCCTTCCCACTCGCCGTGATGGACGGGACGACGCTGACGATGAAACGAACCGGCGCGGCGGCCGCCGTCGCCACCGACTACCTCGCCGTCGACGACGCCTCGAGTCTCGGCCTCGTCGGCGCTGGCGTTCAGTCCTACACGCAACTGCGAGCGATCAGCGAAATTCGGGACATCTCGACGGTCGTCGTCTCCGATCCGGACGAAGCGCGCGTCGAACGGTTCGTCGACACCTTCGAGGACCAATTCGACGTTCGAGCCGGCTCAATTGTAGACGCTGGCCACTGTGACATTCTCTCGACAGTGACGCCGGTCGAAGACCCGATCGTCGGCCTCGACGACGTCGGCGAACGCACGCACGTCAACGCGATCGGTGCCGACGCCGAGGGCAAACACGAACTGAGCGACGACCTCCTGTCCGAGGCGGCGATCGTCATCGACGACCACGAACAGTGCACTCACTCCGGCGAGATCAACGTCCCCTACAACGAGGGGGTGCTGACCGACACCGATCTTCACGGCGAGATCGGCGAAGTCGTCGTCGGCTCGAAGCCGGGTCGAACGGGCGAGACGGGCGTCACCGTCTTCGATTCGACTGGGCTCGCGATTCAGGACGTCGCCGCCGCCCACGTCGTCTACGAAAACGCGAGCGAGGCGACGGACGGCCACCCATTCGACCTCGTCGGCGTCGGTTCCTCGACGTAACCGTTCTTTACCCCTCACTCAGCGATCGCGGAGTCGTCGAGGAATCGATCCCGTCATCGGTAGTTCGTCGCAGTAGTAAGCAACCGGCTCACCCGTCGGCTCCGGCAGTCCGTTCGCCTCGAGCATCGTGTTTTCTTCGATCGTCACGCGTGCGGGTTGTAACGGCCAGGGGTCGTGTGCGATTTCACCGGCCAACACGCCACCGGCTTCGGGGGCGTAGAACCGACGGCGTTCGACGAGCCAGTGTGCGAGCGAACCCGACTTTGGCTCGAACACGTCCCCGTCGGGACGGTAGCTGGCCGAGAACCGAGCGGCGGTCGTTCGCTCGAACTGTGGACGAGCACCCGCTGCGAGTTGACTCCGCACGCTCGAGAACGCGACCGACTCATCGGTC includes:
- a CDS encoding ornithine cyclodeaminase family protein: MNTLLLDSEDVEEYARLEDVIDAVEQAFAAFERGDTQMPAKSYIDLPQYNGDFRSMPAYLQTEGWDAAGLKWVNVHPDNPTDHDLPTVLGTMIYSDPETAFPLAVMDGTTLTMKRTGAAAAVATDYLAVDDASSLGLVGAGVQSYTQLRAISEIRDISTVVVSDPDEARVERFVDTFEDQFDVRAGSIVDAGHCDILSTVTPVEDPIVGLDDVGERTHVNAIGADAEGKHELSDDLLSEAAIVIDDHEQCTHSGEINVPYNEGVLTDTDLHGEIGEVVVGSKPGRTGETGVTVFDSTGLAIQDVAAAHVVYENASEATDGHPFDLVGVGSST